A portion of the Bacteroides faecium genome contains these proteins:
- a CDS encoding Fic family protein codes for MSIQPLLEQFYELKLKDAVNFELMNEIFISHHSTAIEGSSLTEEECRLLIVDGITAKGKPLYDHNMVKDHFETLRFIVEEARKKREITPVFIQEISAHVMRTTGSIIHSSAGDYDSSKGDWRKSSVHVGDRYFVNYQKIEREVTRLCEILNQRIKQVQTPDSIYQLAFDAHFYLVSIHPFADGNGRTSRLLMNYILSYHQLPLATIFKEDKLEYYQALEASRPQDDEEPDLCPIRDFMFAQQMKYLSMEIKKYKQAEKKGGG; via the coding sequence ATGTCCATACAACCATTACTAGAGCAATTTTATGAATTGAAACTGAAAGATGCTGTGAATTTCGAGCTAATGAATGAAATCTTCATTTCCCATCACTCCACAGCAATAGAAGGCTCTTCACTCACCGAAGAAGAATGCCGCCTGTTGATTGTAGACGGTATCACCGCCAAGGGAAAACCGCTATATGATCATAATATGGTAAAGGATCATTTCGAAACTTTGCGTTTTATAGTGGAAGAGGCTAGAAAGAAACGTGAAATTACTCCTGTTTTTATACAGGAAATTTCAGCTCACGTAATGCGTACTACGGGAAGTATAATCCATTCCAGTGCAGGAGATTATGATTCTTCCAAAGGAGATTGGCGCAAATCTTCCGTGCATGTAGGTGACCGTTATTTCGTAAACTATCAGAAAATAGAACGTGAAGTAACCCGTCTATGCGAAATACTAAATCAGCGTATCAAACAAGTTCAGACGCCCGACTCTATCTATCAGTTAGCTTTCGACGCCCATTTTTATTTAGTCAGCATCCATCCGTTTGCCGATGGAAACGGGAGAACTTCACGCTTATTGATGAACTATATTCTCTCTTATCATCAACTCCCCCTAGCCACTATATTCAAAGAGGATAAACTGGAATATTATCAGGCATTGGAAGCATCACGTCCTCAAGATGATGAAGAACCGGACTTATGCCCTATCCGTGATTTCATGTTTGCTCAACAAATGAAGTATCTTTCAATGGAGATTAAGAAATACAAGCAGGCGGAGAAAAAGGGGGGGGGATGA
- a CDS encoding GH92 family glycosyl hydrolase encodes MKTHYAMKRLLLIACVLSCTVFAKAKDWTQYVNPLMGSQSTFELSTGNTYPAIARPWGMNFWTPQTGKMGDGWQYTYTANKIRGFKQTHQPSPWINDYGQFSIMPIVGKPVFDEEKRASWFAHKGETATPYYYKVYLAEHDVVTEMVPTERAVLFRFTFPENDHSYVVVDAFDKGSYIKVIPEENKIIGYTTRNSGGVPENFKNYFIIEFDKPFTYKATVANGNLQENVAEQTTDHAGAIIGFRTHKGEQVHARIASSFISFEQAAVNMKELGKDNIEQLAKKGKEAWNQELGKIEVEGGNLDQYRTFYSCLYRSLLFPRKFYELDAAGQPVHYSPYNGQVLPGYMYTDTGFWDTFRCLFPLLNLMYPSVNKEMQEGLINTYKESGFFPEWASPGHRGCMVGNNSASILVDAYMKGVKVDDIKTLYEGLIHGTESVHPEVSSTGRLGYEYYNKLGYVPYDVKINENAARTLEYAYNDWCIYKLAKELKRPKKEINLFAKRAMNYKNLFDKESKLMRGRNEDGTFQSPFSPLKWGDAFTEGNSWHYTWSVFHDPQGLIDLMGGKDMFITMMDSVFAVPPVFDDSYYGQVIHEIREMTVMNMGNYAHGNQPIQHMIYLYDYAGQPWKAQYWLRQVMDRMYTPGPDGYCGDEDNGQTSAWYVFSALGFYPVCPGTDEYIIGAPLFKKATLHFENGNSLVIDAPNNSKKNFYVNSLNVNGTDYTKNYLRHEDLFKGGTIKVDMGNQPNKKRGTKEEDMPYSFSKEQ; translated from the coding sequence ATTAAAACACATTATGCCATGAAAAGACTATTACTAATAGCTTGTGTACTCAGTTGCACAGTCTTTGCCAAAGCCAAAGACTGGACACAGTATGTCAACCCGTTGATGGGTTCCCAATCTACTTTCGAGTTATCAACAGGGAATACGTATCCCGCCATCGCCCGCCCCTGGGGAATGAACTTCTGGACTCCGCAGACCGGAAAAATGGGAGACGGATGGCAATATACCTATACCGCCAATAAGATTCGCGGATTCAAGCAGACCCATCAGCCCAGTCCGTGGATTAACGATTACGGGCAATTTTCTATCATGCCGATAGTAGGCAAGCCTGTGTTTGACGAGGAAAAGCGTGCCAGTTGGTTTGCGCATAAGGGCGAGACTGCCACTCCTTATTATTATAAAGTATATCTTGCCGAGCATGATGTAGTGACAGAAATGGTTCCGACGGAACGTGCCGTTCTTTTCCGCTTCACTTTCCCCGAAAACGACCATTCTTATGTCGTGGTGGATGCTTTCGACAAGGGTTCTTATATTAAAGTAATCCCGGAAGAGAACAAGATTATCGGCTACACTACACGCAACAGCGGCGGAGTTCCCGAAAACTTCAAGAATTACTTCATCATTGAATTCGACAAGCCTTTCACTTACAAAGCTACGGTAGCCAACGGCAATCTGCAAGAAAACGTTGCCGAACAGACAACCGACCATGCGGGAGCTATCATCGGCTTCCGGACACACAAAGGCGAACAGGTACATGCCCGAATCGCTTCTTCTTTCATCAGCTTCGAGCAAGCGGCTGTCAACATGAAGGAGCTGGGCAAAGATAATATCGAGCAACTGGCCAAGAAAGGAAAAGAAGCCTGGAATCAGGAATTAGGCAAGATAGAAGTAGAGGGTGGCAATCTCGACCAATACCGTACATTCTATTCCTGTCTGTATCGTTCGCTGCTTTTTCCACGCAAGTTCTACGAACTGGATGCTGCCGGACAACCGGTTCACTACAGCCCGTACAACGGTCAGGTTCTGCCGGGATATATGTACACCGACACTGGTTTCTGGGATACTTTCCGTTGCTTGTTCCCGTTGTTGAATCTGATGTATCCGTCGGTCAACAAGGAAATGCAGGAAGGGCTTATCAACACGTATAAAGAAAGCGGATTCTTCCCCGAATGGGCAAGTCCGGGTCACAGAGGTTGCATGGTCGGTAATAATTCCGCCTCAATTCTAGTAGACGCTTATATGAAAGGCGTGAAAGTTGACGACATAAAGACATTGTACGAAGGATTGATTCACGGAACGGAAAGCGTGCATCCCGAAGTCTCTTCCACAGGACGCTTGGGATATGAGTACTACAACAAACTGGGTTATGTCCCTTACGATGTGAAAATCAACGAGAACGCTGCCCGTACACTGGAATATGCATACAACGACTGGTGTATCTACAAACTCGCCAAAGAACTGAAACGTCCGAAGAAAGAGATTAACCTCTTCGCCAAACGTGCCATGAATTACAAGAATCTTTTCGACAAAGAATCCAAACTGATGCGCGGACGCAACGAAGACGGTACATTCCAGTCTCCATTCTCTCCGCTGAAATGGGGGGATGCTTTCACGGAAGGAAATAGCTGGCACTACACTTGGTCTGTATTCCACGACCCTCAGGGACTTATCGACCTGATGGGTGGAAAGGATATGTTTATCACAATGATGGACTCCGTATTTGCCGTACCGCCTGTCTTTGACGACAGCTACTACGGACAGGTGATTCACGAAATACGTGAAATGACTGTTATGAACATGGGGAACTATGCACATGGCAACCAGCCTATCCAGCACATGATTTACTTGTATGACTATGCCGGTCAGCCATGGAAAGCCCAATACTGGCTGCGTCAGGTTATGGACAGAATGTACACTCCGGGGCCGGACGGTTATTGCGGAGACGAAGACAACGGGCAGACTTCCGCCTGGTATGTATTTTCGGCACTGGGATTCTACCCTGTTTGCCCGGGAACGGACGAGTATATTATAGGTGCTCCGTTATTCAAGAAAGCTACGCTCCATTTTGAAAACGGCAACAGTTTAGTGATTGACGCTCCGAACAACAGCAAAAAGAATTTCTATGTCAACTCACTGAATGTTAATGGTACTGATTACACCAAGAATTATCTCCGTCACGAAGACTTATTCAAAGGTGGCACTATCAAAGTGGATATGGGTAACCAACCGAATAAGAAAAGAGGAACGAAAGAAGAGGATATGCCTTATTCTTTCTCTAAAGAGCAATAA